In the genome of Leeuwenhoekiella sp. MAR_2009_132, one region contains:
- a CDS encoding MIP/aquaporin family protein: protein MTPFIAEILGTGLLILLGGGIVANDILNKTIGHGSGWMGITTAWGLAVFVGVVVAGPYSGAHLNPAVTVGLAVAGLFPWADVPTYIAAEFIGAMLGSSLVYVMYKDHFDATEDGGLKRAVFCTAPAIPNKFRNIISEIIGTFVLLICVFYFSEAEINDGAGTKVGLGSIGAIPVAFVVWGIGLSLGGTTGYAINPARDLGPRIVHALLPIKGKIDSNWSYSWIPVVGPIIGAVFAALLFMTLNK, encoded by the coding sequence ATGACTCCTTTTATAGCAGAAATTCTAGGTACAGGACTACTCATTCTTTTAGGAGGTGGGATAGTTGCTAATGATATTTTAAATAAAACCATAGGTCACGGCAGTGGCTGGATGGGAATCACTACAGCCTGGGGACTTGCAGTTTTTGTAGGTGTAGTAGTTGCCGGCCCATACAGTGGTGCTCATTTAAATCCCGCAGTGACTGTAGGTCTAGCGGTGGCAGGCTTGTTTCCATGGGCAGATGTGCCTACATACATCGCAGCAGAGTTTATAGGTGCAATGCTAGGGTCGTCTCTCGTTTATGTGATGTATAAAGATCATTTTGATGCGACTGAAGATGGTGGTTTAAAGCGTGCAGTTTTTTGTACTGCTCCTGCAATACCTAATAAATTTAGAAATATAATAAGTGAGATTATTGGAACTTTTGTTTTATTAATCTGTGTGTTTTATTTCTCTGAAGCCGAGATTAATGATGGCGCAGGAACTAAAGTAGGTTTAGGTTCTATAGGCGCTATCCCAGTTGCATTTGTTGTTTGGGGAATAGGCCTTTCTTTAGGAGGTACCACCGGCTATGCTATTAATCCTGCACGTGATTTAGGTCCGCGTATTGTTCATGCATTATTACCTATCAAAGGAAAAATAGATAGTAACTGGAGCTATTCGTGGATTCCGGTTGTTGGGCCCATTATAGGAGCAGTATTTGCGGCGTTGCTTTTTATGACATTGAATAAATAA
- the glpK gene encoding glycerol kinase GlpK translates to MDQYILALDQGTTSSRAIVFDKQGKIVSVAQKEFTQYFPKPGWVEHDPQEIWSTQAGVAAEATVSKGLNGKNIAGIGITNQRETVVVWDRKTGEPVYNAIVWQDKRTADYCDSLKKDGKTEMIQEKTGLVIDSYFSGTKVKWILDNVEGAREKAEAGDLVLGTIDTWIIWKFTKGELHVTDATNACRTLLFNINTMQWDDELLELFDIPKSMLPEVKDSSEVYGHTKTTVFASKIPIAGIAGDQMAALFGQMCTKKGMVKSTYGTGCFMLMNIGDKPILSKNNLLTTVAWRIGGKTEYALEGSIFIGGAVVQWLRDGLGIIKRSEDVEQLAGSVESTEGVYFIPAFAGMGAPYWNQKGKGTIFGITRGTTDAHIARASIEAIAYQTMDILKAMHADSGIEIKELRVDGGASINNTLMQFQADVLDSITIRPKITETTALGAAYLAGLAVGFWDSKEQIQEMWEEDKRFEPKKDKAKIEEGIKGWYRAIKALEYWTTL, encoded by the coding sequence ATGGACCAGTATATTTTAGCCCTGGATCAGGGAACTACGAGTTCTCGCGCAATCGTTTTCGATAAACAAGGGAAAATTGTTTCAGTTGCTCAAAAAGAGTTTACCCAATATTTTCCAAAGCCGGGATGGGTAGAACACGATCCTCAGGAAATCTGGTCTACTCAAGCAGGGGTTGCTGCAGAAGCTACTGTTTCTAAAGGGTTGAATGGAAAGAATATAGCAGGAATAGGTATTACTAATCAACGGGAAACCGTTGTCGTATGGGACCGTAAAACCGGGGAGCCCGTATATAATGCCATTGTTTGGCAAGATAAGCGTACTGCAGACTATTGCGATAGCTTAAAGAAAGACGGTAAGACTGAAATGATTCAGGAGAAAACCGGTCTCGTTATAGACTCCTATTTTTCTGGGACAAAAGTTAAATGGATACTTGATAACGTAGAAGGAGCACGCGAGAAAGCTGAAGCTGGAGATCTCGTATTAGGTACGATAGATACCTGGATTATCTGGAAATTTACAAAAGGCGAGCTTCACGTTACCGATGCTACTAATGCCTGTAGAACGCTACTTTTTAATATTAATACAATGCAATGGGATGATGAACTTCTAGAGCTTTTTGATATCCCTAAAAGTATGCTTCCGGAGGTTAAAGACAGTAGCGAGGTCTATGGTCATACTAAAACTACAGTTTTTGCTTCAAAAATTCCTATTGCAGGTATTGCAGGTGATCAAATGGCAGCGTTATTCGGTCAAATGTGTACTAAAAAGGGAATGGTAAAAAGTACTTATGGCACCGGTTGTTTTATGTTAATGAATATAGGTGATAAACCCATACTTTCTAAAAATAACCTATTGACCACTGTAGCGTGGCGCATAGGAGGTAAAACAGAATATGCTTTAGAAGGAAGTATTTTTATAGGAGGAGCTGTTGTGCAGTGGTTACGTGATGGTCTGGGAATAATTAAAAGATCTGAGGATGTTGAGCAATTAGCCGGTTCTGTAGAATCTACAGAGGGTGTATATTTTATTCCTGCTTTTGCAGGGATGGGTGCACCCTACTGGAATCAAAAAGGGAAAGGAACCATATTTGGGATCACAAGAGGTACAACAGATGCACACATAGCCAGAGCTTCAATTGAAGCAATTGCGTATCAAACAATGGATATTCTTAAAGCTATGCATGCAGATTCTGGGATCGAAATTAAAGAGTTACGTGTAGATGGTGGTGCCTCTATAAATAATACACTCATGCAATTTCAGGCAGATGTTTTAGACTCAATTACAATAAGGCCTAAAATAACTGAGACCACTGCCTTAGGAGCAGCTTATCTTGCCGGTCTTGCCGTGGGATTTTGGGATAGTAAAGAGCAAATACAAGAGATGTGGGAAGAGGATAAGCGTTTTGAACCTAAAAAAGACAAAGCAAAAATTGAAGAAGGTATCAAAGGTTGGTATCGTGCAATTAAGGCTTTAGAATATTGGACAACCCTATAA
- a CDS encoding sugar porter family MFS transporter, giving the protein MKAVQKWSITVALAGFLFGFDTVVISGANLPVRQLWDLSPLFHGLFIMSMALWGTVLGSLTGGIPCDRFGRKKTLFWIGVLYLVSAVGSALSPDPYLFSFFRFIGGVGVGASSVAAPTYISEISTASNRGKLVALYQFNIVFGILIAFFSNYLLEGFQGANDWRWMLGVEGIPAILYILLVLGVPESPRWLLHKRKDEKEAFEILNRVYPIAEVQQKIDTIKTELAKTSDDVTLFTKRYKKPLILAFLIAFFNQVSGINFILYYAPEILVKAGLATEDSLFNSISIGVINLIFTFVGVGLIDRLGRRTLMFIGSIGYIISLATVAWCFYTGASSSILLAFILMFIASHAIGQGAVIWVFISEIFPNKVRAYGQSWGTGTHWVFAALITLLTPVFLDSEDGIFKDNPWPIFAFFAAMMVLQLLFTKFMMPETKGISLEELEDKLLG; this is encoded by the coding sequence ATGAAAGCAGTACAAAAATGGTCTATTACGGTAGCTTTAGCAGGATTTCTATTTGGTTTTGATACCGTAGTTATTTCTGGGGCTAATTTGCCGGTTAGACAGTTATGGGATCTTTCTCCTCTTTTTCACGGTTTATTCATAATGTCAATGGCCTTATGGGGTACAGTATTAGGCTCACTTACCGGTGGTATTCCCTGTGATCGTTTTGGCAGAAAAAAGACTTTATTCTGGATAGGTGTTTTATATCTAGTATCTGCTGTAGGTTCGGCACTATCTCCAGACCCTTATTTATTTTCATTTTTTAGATTTATTGGTGGTGTAGGTGTAGGTGCCTCATCTGTGGCCGCTCCTACCTATATTTCTGAAATTTCAACCGCGTCAAACCGCGGTAAACTGGTTGCTTTGTATCAATTTAATATTGTTTTTGGTATACTTATCGCATTCTTTTCAAATTATCTTTTAGAAGGTTTTCAGGGTGCAAATGACTGGCGCTGGATGCTGGGTGTAGAAGGGATACCTGCAATACTTTACATCTTACTGGTGTTAGGAGTTCCTGAAAGTCCGCGATGGCTGTTACACAAACGAAAAGATGAAAAAGAAGCTTTTGAAATTCTCAATCGCGTATATCCTATCGCCGAAGTGCAGCAAAAAATAGATACTATAAAAACAGAACTTGCCAAGACTTCAGACGATGTTACCCTGTTTACTAAACGATATAAAAAACCACTTATACTCGCTTTTTTGATTGCATTTTTTAATCAGGTTTCCGGTATTAATTTCATACTATATTATGCCCCAGAAATATTAGTAAAAGCAGGTTTAGCTACAGAAGACTCCTTATTTAATTCTATATCTATAGGTGTAATTAACCTCATATTTACCTTTGTGGGCGTAGGCTTAATAGACCGCCTGGGCAGACGTACCCTTATGTTTATAGGCTCTATTGGTTATATCATAAGTTTAGCTACTGTTGCTTGGTGTTTTTACACAGGAGCAAGCTCCTCTATCCTTTTAGCCTTTATACTAATGTTTATCGCCTCCCATGCTATAGGACAGGGAGCCGTAATCTGGGTGTTTATATCTGAAATTTTCCCAAACAAAGTACGTGCTTATGGTCAATCCTGGGGTACCGGTACGCACTGGGTTTTTGCCGCTTTGATAACCTTGCTTACTCCTGTTTTTCTAGATAGTGAAGATGGAATTTTTAAAGACAACCCCTGGCCTATATTTGCATTTTTTGCAGCTATGATGGTTTTGCAATTGTTATTTACCAAGTTTATGATGCCAGAAACCAAAGGCATTTCGTTAGAAGAATTAGAAGATAAATTATTAGGTTAG
- a CDS encoding pyridoxal phosphate-dependent decarboxylase family protein translates to MKAKPEARLELSEAEMRQYGYKVIDSIIAHHLGQEDKKPVSLATRKEMDSLLGESIPELATPVDTVLDTVMEKVMPFTNLLSHPKFFSFVPGPSNYVSAIADALATGFNIFSGGWIASPAAAELEILTVNWLLDLYGFPQKRGGGIFTSGGSMANLTALVTARNIKCGDDFSKAVIYLSDQAHSSNIKAIRVIGFRKDQIRLIPTDGEFKFSLNKLKNAINKDRLAGLQPFCLLASAGTTNTGTVDQLPELGAIAKTEDLWFHVDGAYGGAAILAKNGKQLLKGIDKADSLTVDPHKWFYQPYEMGCLLVRNHKWLSGTFTEKPEYLKDVEGNSSEINFYDHGIQLTRRFRALKFYMSIKTFGLKAFREAVQYNFDLCEKVESILRKSKKWEVVSPATLAIINFRYNPIDRNLTEAELDNLNSKISEKVVDSREAMLVTTVLNGQTVLRMCLINPRTTLAHVEETIALCEQMAE, encoded by the coding sequence ATGAAAGCAAAACCAGAAGCACGATTAGAATTGTCTGAAGCAGAAATGCGCCAGTATGGTTATAAAGTTATTGATTCTATAATTGCACATCATTTAGGGCAGGAAGATAAAAAACCGGTGTCGCTAGCTACACGTAAAGAGATGGATTCTTTATTGGGAGAATCAATTCCTGAGCTTGCCACCCCGGTAGATACTGTTTTAGATACGGTGATGGAGAAGGTAATGCCGTTTACTAATTTGTTAAGTCACCCTAAGTTCTTCTCTTTTGTTCCCGGGCCCAGTAACTATGTAAGTGCTATTGCAGATGCCCTGGCGACAGGATTTAATATTTTTTCTGGTGGGTGGATCGCTTCTCCCGCTGCTGCAGAACTAGAGATTTTAACTGTAAACTGGCTTCTTGATTTGTATGGTTTTCCGCAGAAAAGAGGTGGCGGTATATTTACCAGTGGGGGTTCTATGGCAAATTTAACTGCGCTGGTGACTGCCCGAAACATTAAGTGTGGTGACGATTTTTCTAAAGCAGTAATTTACCTTTCAGACCAGGCTCATTCTTCAAATATTAAAGCCATACGGGTTATAGGTTTTAGAAAAGATCAAATACGCCTTATTCCTACCGATGGAGAGTTTAAGTTTAGCTTAAATAAGCTGAAAAATGCAATTAATAAAGATCGTCTTGCGGGGTTACAACCTTTTTGTTTATTAGCATCTGCAGGTACAACAAATACCGGTACAGTAGATCAACTCCCCGAGTTAGGAGCGATTGCAAAAACCGAAGACCTATGGTTTCACGTTGACGGCGCCTATGGCGGAGCAGCAATTTTAGCAAAAAACGGTAAGCAACTTTTAAAAGGTATAGACAAGGCAGATTCGCTTACTGTTGATCCGCATAAGTGGTTTTACCAGCCGTACGAAATGGGGTGTTTACTGGTGCGCAATCATAAATGGCTGAGCGGTACTTTTACTGAAAAGCCCGAATATTTAAAGGATGTAGAAGGAAACAGTTCAGAAATAAATTTCTACGATCACGGGATACAACTTACCAGACGGTTTAGAGCACTTAAGTTTTATATGAGTATTAAAACCTTTGGCCTTAAAGCGTTTCGGGAGGCGGTGCAATACAATTTTGATTTGTGCGAAAAAGTTGAAAGTATTCTTCGGAAAAGTAAAAAGTGGGAAGTGGTATCTCCTGCCACACTAGCGATTATCAATTTTAGATACAATCCTATAGACCGCAATTTAACTGAAGCTGAACTTGATAATTTAAACTCTAAAATTTCAGAAAAAGTAGTTGATTCTCGGGAGGCTATGTTAGTTACTACGGTATTAAATGGTCAGACCGTTTTGAGAATGTGTTTAATAAACCCCAGAACAACGTTGGCGCATGTTGAAGAAACTATTGCGCTATGTGAACAAATGGCAGAATAA
- a CDS encoding potassium channel family protein, which translates to MKYIILGLGNFGASLAEKLTASGNEVIGIDIKMNRVDALKEKITHTICLDATDESTVTGLPLKDTDIVIVAVGENQGVNVMITALFKNLGVKRLISRAVNSLHENVLNAIGVDEIVHPEQESAERWAKKLCMRGVVDSFELNEYFSIVEIKLPQRYENKTIEDVKFRERYNLLVLTTIKNAHVPTNIGKRKTIIDVQSVATPHLLLEKDDILVLYGSNKDIKKFISSK; encoded by the coding sequence ATGAAATATATCATTTTAGGGTTGGGAAATTTTGGAGCTTCTTTAGCCGAAAAATTAACAGCTTCAGGAAACGAGGTTATAGGTATCGACATTAAAATGAATCGTGTTGACGCTTTAAAGGAAAAAATAACACATACTATTTGTCTTGATGCCACAGATGAATCTACTGTAACCGGCTTACCTCTTAAAGATACTGATATTGTTATTGTTGCCGTAGGTGAAAATCAAGGTGTAAACGTAATGATCACCGCATTATTTAAAAACCTGGGCGTAAAAAGATTAATAAGCAGAGCAGTGAACTCCCTTCACGAGAATGTTTTAAATGCAATAGGGGTTGATGAGATCGTACATCCTGAGCAGGAAAGCGCCGAACGCTGGGCAAAAAAACTGTGTATGCGGGGTGTTGTTGATTCGTTTGAACTCAATGAATATTTTAGTATTGTAGAGATTAAACTACCGCAACGCTATGAAAATAAAACCATCGAAGATGTAAAGTTTAGAGAGCGTTATAATCTACTGGTATTAACAACAATAAAAAATGCACACGTTCCTACTAATATAGGCAAACGCAAAACCATTATAGATGTTCAGAGTGTTGCTACACCTCATTTACTTCTTGAAAAAGATGATATACTTGTGCTATACGGTTCAAATAAAGACATCAAAAAATTTATAAGCTCAAAATAA
- a CDS encoding DeoR/GlpR family DNA-binding transcription regulator — MKNTTGTLYMERHQLILEQLKREKHLKVATLCERLDVSAVTIRKDLKLLEDKGLLFRTHGGASLENPYMNERDVTEKATISATEKSMIAEAAAARIQENDSIIIASGTTVQQLGKAIVPKGKLNVITSSLLVAIELLKHKDIDIIQLGGNIRHRSASVTGHYAEHILNHISSNQFFMGVDGIDLDYGCTTTNIEEAILNQKMMDAAQKTIILADSSKFGKRSLAKICNLDDISEIITDKDLSPAIADRIQEMGIKLTLV, encoded by the coding sequence TTGAAAAACACTACAGGCACTTTATATATGGAAAGGCATCAATTAATTTTAGAACAATTAAAAAGAGAAAAACATCTTAAGGTAGCTACGCTTTGCGAACGCCTTGATGTTTCTGCCGTAACCATTCGAAAAGATTTGAAACTTCTTGAAGATAAAGGTCTGCTTTTTAGAACCCATGGCGGCGCTTCTTTAGAAAATCCGTATATGAACGAGCGCGATGTTACTGAAAAGGCTACAATTTCTGCTACCGAAAAATCTATGATTGCTGAAGCAGCTGCGGCGCGTATACAAGAAAATGACTCTATCATAATTGCTAGCGGAACCACTGTACAACAACTAGGAAAAGCAATAGTTCCTAAAGGAAAACTCAACGTAATTACATCGTCTCTACTTGTAGCAATTGAGTTATTGAAGCATAAAGATATTGACATTATTCAACTGGGCGGAAACATCAGACACCGGTCTGCATCCGTAACCGGGCATTATGCAGAGCATATTTTAAATCACATATCATCAAATCAATTTTTTATGGGTGTTGATGGGATTGATCTGGATTATGGGTGCACTACTACAAATATTGAAGAAGCTATTCTCAATCAAAAAATGATGGATGCCGCTCAAAAAACGATTATTCTAGCCGACTCTTCAAAATTTGGGAAACGCAGTCTTGCAAAAATTTGTAATCTCGATGATATTAGCGAAATTATTACAGATAAAGATCTTTCTCCTGCTATTGCAGACCGTATACAAGAAATGGGAATTAAACTAACCCTGGTTTAA
- a CDS encoding glycerol-3-phosphate dehydrogenase/oxidase, translating into MEENIFSRNRIIDDLSLTNKWDVIIVGGGATGLGVALDSVTRGYKTLLLEQVDYAKGTSSRSTKLVHGGVRYLAQGNIDLVKEALHERGLLEQNAPHLVKNQSFVIPNYRWWEGIYYTIGLKAYDFLAGKLSLGKSTHINKTKTVERLSTLRQKGLYGGVVYKDGQFDDSRLAINLAQTAIEKGATLLNHFKVTDLIQNPSGKIIGVEAQDVETNKPYSFSSDLVINATGVFSDEILKMQKSDARKSIVPSQGVHLVFDKSFLPGDDAIMIPKTDDGRVLFAVPWHDKVLVGTTDTNLDDHSLEPQAQEQEIEFILKTFNNYLDKPVKRSDVRSIFAGLRPLAAPKDNSEKTKEISRSHKIIVSESGLLTITGGKWTTYRRMAQDTINKAIALKKLPKKACQTSNLSIHGAMPTQDRDNHLYIYGTDQRGIAALIAADASLGEKLHSRLPFCKAEVVWAVRNEMARTVEDVLARRVRALFLDAEAAKEMTVEVATLIAEELHKDEAWKQDQIETFTRLANHYCISNSAVSQ; encoded by the coding sequence ATGGAGGAGAATATTTTTAGCCGCAATAGAATAATTGATGATTTATCACTAACTAATAAATGGGATGTAATCATCGTAGGTGGTGGCGCAACAGGTTTAGGAGTGGCTTTAGATAGTGTAACCCGCGGATACAAAACCCTATTGCTTGAGCAGGTAGATTATGCAAAAGGTACTTCAAGCCGAAGTACGAAATTAGTGCACGGTGGTGTGCGGTATCTCGCACAAGGTAATATAGATCTTGTTAAAGAAGCATTGCATGAGCGTGGATTGCTGGAGCAAAATGCACCGCATTTAGTAAAAAACCAAAGCTTTGTAATACCTAATTACCGCTGGTGGGAGGGTATTTATTATACAATAGGTTTAAAAGCTTATGATTTTCTAGCGGGTAAATTAAGTCTGGGAAAATCTACACATATTAATAAAACAAAAACGGTAGAACGTCTTTCAACCTTACGCCAGAAGGGATTGTACGGAGGTGTGGTTTATAAAGATGGTCAGTTTGATGATTCACGCTTAGCCATAAATCTGGCTCAAACGGCAATTGAGAAAGGGGCAACACTTTTAAATCATTTTAAAGTAACCGATTTAATACAGAATCCTTCAGGGAAAATTATTGGGGTTGAAGCGCAAGATGTTGAAACTAATAAGCCATATTCCTTTTCAAGTGACTTGGTTATTAACGCTACAGGCGTTTTTTCTGATGAGATTTTAAAAATGCAGAAAAGTGATGCCCGAAAATCTATAGTGCCAAGTCAAGGTGTGCATTTAGTTTTTGACAAATCATTTTTACCGGGAGACGACGCAATAATGATTCCTAAAACAGATGATGGAAGGGTTTTATTTGCAGTGCCGTGGCACGATAAAGTACTTGTAGGGACTACAGATACAAATCTTGATGATCACAGCTTAGAGCCTCAGGCGCAAGAGCAGGAGATAGAATTTATACTGAAAACATTTAATAATTACCTCGATAAGCCTGTTAAGCGTTCTGATGTGCGTAGTATTTTTGCAGGTCTACGTCCGCTTGCGGCTCCTAAAGACAATTCAGAAAAGACTAAAGAAATATCAAGAAGTCACAAGATTATTGTTTCAGAATCAGGTTTATTAACGATCACCGGAGGAAAGTGGACAACCTATAGACGTATGGCTCAGGACACCATTAATAAGGCCATTGCACTTAAAAAACTTCCGAAGAAAGCCTGCCAGACTTCAAATCTCTCGATTCATGGTGCAATGCCTACTCAAGATCGCGATAATCATTTATATATTTATGGTACAGATCAAAGAGGTATTGCAGCTCTAATTGCAGCAGATGCAAGCCTGGGTGAAAAGCTACATTCTAGATTGCCATTTTGTAAAGCTGAGGTAGTATGGGCGGTGCGTAATGAAATGGCACGTACTGTAGAAGATGTGCTTGCAAGACGCGTAAGAGCTTTGTTTCTCGACGCAGAGGCTGCAAAAGAAATGACTGTAGAGGTTGCGACTTTAATTGCTGAAGAATTACATAAAGATGAGGCTTGGAAACAAGATCAAATAGAAACGTTTACGAGACTGGCAAATCATTATTGTATAAGTAATAGTGCAGTTTCACAATAA
- a CDS encoding TrkH family potassium uptake protein, which translates to MKDSISKVLTLNTLFRSAFVLSLIGVFAFIIDFGYEQSSQIQNFLNAYYLIILFVGIAVTLVRYFTFSKKLSTQVIVFDALSILFTIYVIGIHFFSQEAHRHLSFLYNDNWIKAAILLTFIREFAEQRLNYRRNYLNPAQLFIVSFIGIILFGTLLLKLPNATYEGISFLDALFTSTSAVCVTGLIVVDTGSYFTPFGQHIIVFLIQLGGLGILTFASYFSYFFKGVTSFENQVVLSDMTNSQKIGEVFSTLKRILLITFSIEAIGALIIFSSLEVKHIPEFFDRVFFAVFHAVSAFCNAGFSTLSNGIYDLDYRYNYVMQLTLIGLFVFGGLGFPIVINVIKYLKYKIISPLLLGHTKTTIYKPWVLSLNSRITLITTGSLMAIGTVIFFFNEYNNTLVEHRGLGKFVTAFFGATTPRTAGFNTLDMNQLHFSTLMMIFFLMWVGASPASTGGGIKTSTFAIATLNFFSLAKGKTRIEVYRREIADISVRRAFAIISLSLVVIGFAVISIAAFDPEKTLLSIAFECFSAYSTVGLSLGITATLTAASKGVLIIVMFIGRVSMLTIMIALFRKIKYKDYRYPTEEILMN; encoded by the coding sequence TTGAAAGATAGCATATCCAAAGTTCTGACATTAAATACATTATTTCGTTCTGCTTTTGTTCTAAGCCTCATCGGGGTTTTTGCATTTATAATTGATTTTGGATACGAGCAGTCTTCTCAGATTCAAAATTTCTTAAATGCCTATTACCTTATCATTCTCTTTGTAGGTATTGCCGTGACTTTAGTGCGCTATTTTACCTTTTCTAAAAAACTAAGCACTCAGGTTATCGTATTTGATGCCCTGTCAATTCTATTTACAATTTATGTAATAGGAATTCATTTTTTTTCGCAAGAAGCACACAGACACCTCAGCTTTTTGTACAACGACAATTGGATTAAAGCTGCCATTTTACTCACTTTTATAAGAGAATTTGCAGAGCAGCGCCTCAATTACAGGCGTAACTACCTTAACCCTGCACAATTATTTATTGTAAGTTTTATTGGTATTATTTTATTTGGAACACTACTGCTCAAATTACCCAACGCAACTTATGAAGGCATTTCATTTTTAGACGCCCTGTTCACCTCAACAAGTGCAGTATGCGTTACCGGCCTAATCGTTGTAGACACCGGCAGTTATTTCACTCCCTTTGGCCAACATATCATTGTTTTTCTCATTCAATTAGGGGGTCTGGGGATACTTACATTTGCAAGTTATTTTAGCTATTTTTTTAAAGGGGTTACCTCTTTTGAAAATCAGGTTGTTTTAAGTGATATGACTAATTCTCAGAAAATAGGCGAAGTATTTTCTACCTTAAAACGCATCTTACTTATTACATTTTCTATAGAAGCTATTGGTGCATTAATCATTTTTTCAAGTTTAGAAGTTAAACACATACCCGAATTTTTTGACCGGGTATTTTTTGCAGTTTTCCACGCGGTTTCTGCTTTTTGTAATGCCGGTTTTTCTACACTTTCTAATGGCATTTATGATCTAGATTACCGCTATAATTATGTAATGCAGCTTACCTTAATTGGCCTCTTTGTTTTTGGAGGACTAGGTTTTCCTATCGTAATCAATGTGATTAAATATTTAAAGTACAAAATTATAAGTCCGCTTTTATTGGGTCACACAAAAACAACAATCTATAAACCCTGGGTTTTAAGTCTCAATAGTCGTATTACCTTAATCACCACAGGAAGTTTAATGGCAATAGGTACGGTTATATTCTTCTTCAATGAGTATAACAACACCTTAGTAGAGCATAGAGGATTAGGGAAATTTGTTACTGCTTTTTTTGGCGCGACTACCCCGCGTACGGCCGGTTTCAACACCTTAGACATGAACCAGCTTCACTTTTCTACACTCATGATGATTTTCTTTCTCATGTGGGTAGGAGCCTCTCCCGCATCTACTGGTGGTGGTATAAAAACAAGTACGTTTGCCATTGCAACTCTAAACTTTTTTAGTCTGGCAAAAGGAAAAACACGTATAGAAGTGTACCGTAGAGAAATAGCAGATATTTCGGTGCGCAGGGCCTTTGCAATTATTTCGCTTTCACTGGTTGTAATAGGTTTTGCAGTGATCTCAATTGCTGCATTTGACCCCGAGAAAACCTTACTCAGCATCGCTTTTGAATGTTTTTCTGCTTACAGTACTGTGGGCTTAAGTTTAGGGATCACCGCTACCCTAACCGCTGCAAGTAAGGGAGTTTTAATTATCGTAATGTTTATAGGTAGAGTAAGTATGCTTACGATTATGATTGCGCTTTTTAGAAAGATCAAATACAAAGACTATCGCTATCCTACGGAAGAGATTTTGATGAATTAA
- a CDS encoding carbohydrate kinase family protein, whose amino-acid sequence MKESITAISFGEILWDVFPDGKALGGAPLNLCLRLQSLGVSMQMISRLGTDGLAEETRSAIDQFELNQDLIQEDDDLETGQVLVTLDDTGSASYKIKSPVAWDTIKLTEANQEAVAHADLFIFGSLAARNEVSRNTLKELLPQSKFAIFDVNLRKPHYKLDHIVQFMKQAQMVKMNDEELTEIVTHLEIKSVVMEDQLADLSKLTNTQLICVTCGEAGAVLYKNGHMYSHSGYSTTVVDTVGAGDSFLAGLISQLFKEENTPEDALAFACALGAMVAGKKGANSKISKAEILEKMAE is encoded by the coding sequence ATGAAAGAGTCAATTACAGCAATAAGTTTTGGAGAAATTTTATGGGATGTTTTTCCTGACGGAAAGGCGTTAGGAGGTGCACCGCTAAACCTATGTCTTAGATTGCAAAGTCTGGGCGTCTCTATGCAAATGATTAGCAGGTTAGGCACAGATGGTCTTGCAGAAGAAACACGTTCTGCTATTGATCAATTTGAACTCAATCAGGATTTAATACAAGAAGATGATGATCTTGAAACCGGGCAGGTACTGGTAACCTTAGATGATACGGGAAGTGCTTCTTACAAAATTAAAAGTCCTGTTGCCTGGGATACAATAAAACTTACCGAAGCTAATCAGGAAGCCGTTGCACATGCAGATTTATTTATTTTTGGCTCTCTGGCTGCACGCAATGAAGTTTCAAGAAATACTCTTAAAGAGTTATTACCGCAAAGTAAATTTGCCATTTTTGATGTAAACCTGAGGAAACCGCATTATAAATTAGATCATATTGTGCAGTTTATGAAGCAGGCACAAATGGTTAAAATGAATGATGAAGAACTAACCGAAATAGTAACACATCTTGAAATCAAAAGTGTGGTTATGGAAGATCAACTAGCTGACTTAAGCAAACTTACTAATACCCAACTTATTTGTGTAACCTGTGGCGAAGCAGGAGCTGTACTTTATAAAAATGGCCATATGTATTCACACAGTGGCTATAGCACAACAGTTGTTGATACCGTAGGTGCTGGAGATTCTTTCTTAGCCGGGTTAATAAGCCAACTTTTTAAAGAAGAAAATACTCCGGAAGATGCACTTGCATTTGCCTGCGCTCTGGGCGCCATGGTTGCCGGTAAAAAAGGAGCCAATTCTAAAATTTCTAAAGCTGAAATTCTTGAAAAAATGGCGGAATAA